A genome region from Hevea brasiliensis isolate MT/VB/25A 57/8 chromosome 9, ASM3005281v1, whole genome shotgun sequence includes the following:
- the LOC110653385 gene encoding protein S-acyltransferase 18 (The sequence of the model RefSeq protein was modified relative to this genomic sequence to represent the inferred CDS: added 36 bases not found in genome assembly): protein MRRHGWQRPLHPLQMVGMAIYSFLVVAFYTFLGLFLGNRIAEITVTTIYSFVALSVMLLSIRCTAIDPTDKTSFKKKKKAKSNGLQKFNYWFIMSQIVVRFFRRLERKILRTFIRRKYLDPLKTSAQMEPLLPFPLVLKDDSVAPDLKDDDISYCSLCDFEVKKHSKHCRTCNRCVEGFDHHCRWLNNCVGKRNYTTFILLMLFVLLMLIIEGGTAIAIFIRCFADKKGIERELQRKLYVEFPIGVLATISGLLVLMTAYSSAAMGQLFLFHVVLIRKGMRTYDYILAMKEDHQSMELDPFDDSDLSSDSDFDSPEKPTFVSRFICRGHRGNQNPTRLSIRIDRDPEPSTINKKQGFYVSINPWKLIKLSKEKALLAAEKARERLVKQKPMVQQDSLKPLPLETKRGPLMNSDKNMTNVGSGSTPLISKGRAPGSPGRFSSPRRRFSGSPAMFSGIVPSPKQKYRSSFDLKLTEVSKELETYISRQVLCSVIKKDACEASPR, encoded by the exons TTGCAGATGGTAGGAATGGCAATTTACAGTTTCCTTGTTGTTGCCTTTTATACATTCCTTGGTCTCTTCCTTGGGAACAGAATTGCAGAAATCACAGTCACCACAATTTATTCGTTCGTG GCACTTTCAGTTATGTTATTATCTATTAGGTGCACTGCCATCGATCCGACCGATAAAACCAGctttaaaaagaagaaaaaagctaAATCAAATGGGCTTCAAAAGTTTAATTATTGGTTTATCATGAGTCAAATAGTTGTGAGGTTTTTTAGAAGGCTGGAGAGGAAGATTCTCAGGACTTTTATAAGGAGAAAGTACCTGGATCCATTGAAGACCAGTGCTCAAATGGAGCCATTGCTCCCATTTCCCCTCGTCCTGAAGGATGATTCAGTTGCCCCTGATCTTAAAGATGACGACATCTCTTATTGCTCACTCTGTGATTTTGAG GTGAAGAAGCATAGCAAGCATTGTAGGACCTGCAACCGTTGTGTTGAAGGGTTTGACCACCATTGCAGG TGGTTAAACAATTGCGTTGGCAAAAGGAActacacaacattcattcttctAATGTTATTTGTGTTGCTAATG TTAATCATAGAAGGAGGAACTGCAATTGCTATATTCATTAGGTGCTTTGCAGATAAGAAAGGGATAGAGAGGGAGTTACAGAGGAAGCTATATGTAGAGTTCCCAATAGGGGTTCTTGCAACAATATCG GGTTTGTTGGTTTTAATGACAGCTTATAGTTCAGCAGCCATGGGACAACTTTTCCTCTTTCATGTAGTTCTCATACGCAAG GGAATGAGAACATATGACTATATCCTGGCTATGAAAGAGGATCACCAATCAATGGAACTAGATCCATTTGATGATTCAGATTTATCTTCTGACTCTGATTTTGACTCACCCGAAAAGCCAACATTTGTTTCACGGTTTATTTGCAGAGGACATAGAGGAAATCAG AACCCAACAAGGCTGTCCATTAGGATTGATAGGGATCCTGAGCCTTCCACCATAAACAAGAAACAAGGATTCTATGTAAGTATCAATCCATGGAAGCTGATAAAGCTGAGCAAAGAGAAAGCTCTGCTAGCAGCTGAGAAGGCCAGAGAAAGACTTGTTAAGCAGAAGCCAATGGTGCAACAAGATTCATTAAAACCACTGCCCTTGGAGACAAAACGTGGACCTTTGATGAACTCAGACAAGAATATGACAAATGTGGGATCAGGCTCAACACCTCTTATTTCCAAAGGGAGGGCCCCGGGATCACCAGGAAGGTTTTCGAGTCCAAGACGACGATTTTCAGGCTCTCCAGCCATGTTTTCTGGCATTGTTCCATCGCCAAAACAGAAGTACAGAAGTAGTTTTGACTTGAAGTTGACAGAGGTTTCCAAGGAACTTGAAACCTACATTTCAAGGCAGGTTTTATGTTCTGTTATTAAAAAGGATGCATGTGAGGCATCTCCCAGATAA
- the LOC110653386 gene encoding probable polygalacturonase — MRRSFTLVDVLLVLALFSDVPWLIKGSSYCKRANSAAIRPHSVTITEFGAVGDGVTLNTKAFQNAIFYLNSFADKGGAKLFVPAGQWLTGSFDLISHLTLWLDKDAMILGSTNSDDWPVVDPLPSYGRGRELPGRRHRSLIYGCNLTDVVITGDNGTIDGQGSIWWNWFQTKTLNYTRPHLVELMNSTGIVISNLTFINSPFWTIHPVYCSQVIVQNVTIRAPLDSPNTDGIDPDSSDDVCIEDCYISTGDDIIAIKSGWDEYGISYARPCRNITIRRLVGQTRTSAGIAIGSEMSGGVSEVRAENIQFYNSSTGIRIKTSPGRGGYVRNIYISNITLTDVKIAIRFTGRYGEHPDEHYDPEALPIVERITIEDITGDNIEYAGILDGIEADSFLNICLSNITLNVTSKSPWNCSYIQGYSDSVSPETCEPLRESISPYYYSDCYHLSSHFLNSSNQNSGSWFLSW, encoded by the exons ATGAGGAGATCTTTCACC CTAGTGGATGTGCTTCTGGTACTTGCACTCTTCAGTGACGTTCCATGGCTTATCAAGGGCAGTTCATATTGCAAACGGGCTAACTCTGCAGCTATTCGGCCTCACAGTGTCACTATTACTGAATTTGGTGCAGTTGGAGATGGGGTCACTCTTAACACCAAAGCATTTCAGAATGCTATTTTCTATCTCAACTCATTTGCTGATAAGGGAGGCGCCAAGCTGTTTGTCCCAGCTGGCCAGTGGTTGACAGGCAGCTTCGATCTCATCAGTCATCTGACATTGTGGTTAGATAAGGATGCAATGATTCTTGGATCAACT AACTCTGATGATTGGCCAGTTGTTGATCCTCTACCATCATATGGGCGAGGAAGGGAGTTGCCTGGTAGGAGGCATCGAAGCCTCATTTATGGCTGCAATTTGACAGATGTTGTTATAACAG GGGATAATGGAACTATTGATGGTCAAGGCAGCATCTGGTGGAATTGGTTCCAAACCAAAACCCTGAACTATACCCGGCCTCATCTGGTTGAGTTAATGAACTCAACTGGGATAGTTATCTCAAACCTGACCTTCATAAATTCACCATTCTGGACAATCCACCCTGTTTACTGCAG CCAAGTTATTGTCCAAAATGTTACGATCCGTGCTCCTCTTGATTCACCGAACACAGATGGGATTGATCCAG ATTCTTCTGATGATGTGTGCATTGAGGACTGTTACATTAGTACTGGTGATGATATAATTGCGATCAAAAGTGGGTGGGATGAGTATGGCATATCATATGCTCGTCCTTGCAGAAACATTACTATTCGCCGGCTTGTTGGACAAACTCGAACAAGTGCAGGGATTGCAATTGGAAGTGAGATGTCTGGAGGTGTATCTGAAGTTCGTGCTGAAAATATCCAGTTTTATAATTCAAGTACAGGTATCAGGATAAAGACTTCTCCAGGAAGGGGTGGCTATGTGAGAAATATCTATATATCAAATATAACCTTGACTGATGTGAAAATAGCTATAAGGTTCACTGGTCGTTATGGGGAACACCCAGATGAACATTATGATCCAGAAGCTCTTCCAATCGTAGAAAGGATAACCATTGAAGACATCACAGGAGATAACATTGAGTATGCAGGCATCCTAGATGGTATAGAAGCAGACAGTTTTCTGAACATCTGCCTATCGAACATTACCCTTAACGTAACCTCCAAGTCTCCCTGGAACTGTTCATATATCCAAGGATATTCTGACTCAGTTTCCCCAGAAACTTGTGAGCCCCTCAGGGAGAGTATCTCCCCTTATTATTACTCTGATTGTTACCATCTATCAAGCCATTTTCTGAATTCAAGTAATCAAAACAGCGGTAGTTGGTTTCTGTCTTGGTAA